The stretch of DNA AGATCATTACTTCGCTCCGGACCAGCATCATCTCTACGAATCAACATTCGGGCAGTAAGTTAGTGAAGATCAATGAATCATTAATCATGTTCTTTCATGCACAAGTCGATACCGCGATAGGCTGATAGGTTGTGTTAGCATAATGCAATTTCGTCATCCGAATGATGCCAACTGAATTCGTGTGACAAAAAACTTAATGCAGGTGGCACCATATGCCGACACTAATGGTCAAGGCAAAGCTGCATCGGACTCTGTGGACGAATGCTTACGGTAAGCATGTTCCTCTTTCCCGAGTGCACTTCTTTGCAGAATAAACTGTGAGAGGTTATGACATTTGTTTCCTGTGTTTTCCTATAGCATTGGAAGATCTCGACTCGCTGCTACTACATGCATCACGGAACGACCCCTCAGCATCCGTTGAGACCATGAGGAGCAAGATCAGTGTTGCCCTTGGAGCATTAGACAAGTACTAGCAAATGAAAAGCCCATCTACATCTTGAAATCAATAGGGATCATCAGTCATCACTCACATCTCACCTTTTCCTTCCGTCTTTTCAGTCTGTTGCAAACTGTGCCATCTGCGGTCCTGGATAAAGGAAAGGCGATTGTTGATGCATACCGTACTCCCGCAGATGATTATGTTGAGGAAAATGCTGCCGAGTTGGATCCCAAGCTGAAACAGTTGGAGGATATTCTTTTAAGCCTGAATTTTGTTAAGTCCAACCTTATGTACTGACTACTTCCAGCGATGACTGTATTGTATAGTGAaatttagagagagagagagatcagtacaccaatttcccttttttttGTAATACTTCCTTATGTTTATACTATACTAATCAAATATTGTCTTTGTGTCTCACCACTTCCTTATGTGGTTCACAACATCcataatttttgaattttctgcACCCCCAACCTCCTATGATCACAAAAACATAGCTCCGCCCTAAATACTGTCCACAATTCAATCCACTTTGTTCCTAAGTACTCATATTCACAACATCGCAATGTGCCATTTTTCCACAAAGAAATGCATTTATCATTTCTGCCATTTTGCCACAACAGATAGCTcttgtttgaagtttgaacttgaagctctctgtttttttttaaactaGTGAAAGCTCTTGTTTGAACTTGAAGCGCATACATCAACATGTTCTCGGCTTCCAGCCTTCCACCGAGCGCCGCAGCCtcggcctccaccgcgccgccgcccgtacGCCACTAACGTCTCCGTCAATCAatggccgccgcctcggcctccaccgcgccgccgccgggtgaGACGCCTGCCCCGGCCTCGTCCGcccccggccggccgcctcCGGACCCGCTCCCGTCCGCGGAGCGCCCCCGCCCGCGCTGCCGCGTCCGCGAGGTGAACTCGCGCTACCTCTCCGCGCCGCTCCCCGCCCAGGCCCGTCGCCTCTCCACCTCGTCGCCCCACTCCACGTCCTTGCCGTCTCCCGCACGCGGCGCGCAGCAGCACCACCGCGACGCACTcgcccccgcctccgcctccggcccCTTCGTCTTCGGCCTCATCGACGAGAACcgcccgccgcccacgccgggcTCGCGCAAGCTCTGCGCGGCCCCGGACCTGTTCGACGCAATGCACCGCCCGCGCCCGGGCCCGGATGGCCTGAACACGCCCGCTCGTCTCGCCGCTAGTGCCTCCCGCGCCACCGCCACTCCCAGCCCGAGGATCCTCCGCCCGTCCAAAACCTCTGCTaacgtggccgcggcggcgctccaggACCGCAGGGGCTGCGCGCGGCCGTCGACGCCAGCGCGCGCCAGCTTCAGCTTCCGCGGCGCCTCGCCTAAGCCCTCgcacgcaccggcggcggccatcgACTTCTGCGCACCAGCGCCctgccctcgccgcgccccgtgCTCTGAGGTTGGGTCATCACTGCAAATGACAGAAGGGTCCCGGCGGCCACCATTCTGCTTCCGCGCACTCGACGTGGCGCTGTCAGAATGCAAACCAACACTTCCAAAACCTCCGGTGAAGCCGCCGCAGACACCTGCACACAAGGTAGTGGTCAAGAAGGGCGCAGTGATCGGAGGCAACAAGGGTGCGGGGAAGCAGGAGGATGTGCACCAGCTGCGGATTCTGGAAAATAGCCGCATGCAGTACAGGTTCTTGAATGCCCGAGCGGAGGCGGTGGCGATGGCCAAGAATGCAGCAGCTGAGGTGATGAATACTTTAAGTTGTAGCCCTTGTCTCACCACTGTTTTTTGATTGGATGCTTGATTGTGGTAATCATGGTGTTATTTGTCTGTTGGGTCTACAGACATCACTCTATGGGCTCTCGGTGAGGATGGCTGGTCTGCAGGAATCTGTTGCACAAAAGAAGGCAGAATTGGAGTTTCTCAAGATGTTGGAGAGGGTGCATTCTGTTGTTGGTGCTCAGGTACGGCAAAGTTGTATTATGCTGTTTCTAAAAAATGTGGACGTAGCTTTAGGTACCTCATCGTGGTGAAGAAAACAGTTGAATGCTATGTGAGTGGCTTTTGGTTTTCAGAATATGGAATTAGTTACACACATATTATGGGCTTTGCCCATATGGTTTTATCCATACTTATATTAACTGATCACAAAACACTAATCTTATTAGGAACAACAAAACAATTGGGTGCATTTTTCTTGTGGGAGAGCATGCACTCATCCCTAGTTAATCACAGCTTCCTCAAGAATAGGTATAGCACAGAATACTTTTATGGCTAGGGTCTGAGGGCAGTAGTTGTGCATGAGGCAGCACTGTGGTGCCTTGCGCACTAGGAAGGTAGCCAGAATATATGTCAATAGTTTCTCGTTATTTGGATAAGTCTCATGTTGAAGTAGTTTTCTTAGTGTCCAACCAACCTTAGAATATTGGTTGATATGAGCTCTCGGCTGTTCTTCTGACTATGCATGCACATTGCATAAGTTCACCATTTCAAAACAAAGTTATTGTTTAGCACGGTCTTTCCTTCACTGTTAAAAAGACATCTGACAGTTTTATGGACATTTTCTGACCTCTGTTTTCTGTCACAATCCTCTGCTTCTCACTTGTCTCATCATAACGGTGCTCAAATAGAGCCATTTCATAAATCTTTATGCACTCATCAGTGAAGCATATTGGATTCTCTCAACTTAAATTTAAATATTAACATCCAATGCCTGCTGAAAGGCTATGAATTGAAGACGTCTGTATCAAATTCTTGACTTACGCGCATCAGTATTTGTGCATTCTAAACATCAGATGCCTTTCTTGGAACAATGGAGTGAACTTGAGACAGAACATTATAGTTGCCTCGGAAGAGGAACAGCAGCCCTCCATGCTGCTTCATCATGTGTTCTGACCAGAGGGAACATTACGGTAAGCTTTAAATGTTAAAAGTAAGGACATGCTATTTATATCTGATCCAGTTTATTCATTTTGCTACACATCAATTTCTTTAATTTCTTATGGTATACTGTGTCCATTGTTTATACACTTATGCTTGTGATAATATTTCAGATCAATATTGGAGGCATCAATGAAACTCTTCAATCTGCAACGAAAATTCTGGAAGAACTGCCTCCTTCTGTTGAAAAACTATCTGAAAAGGTAAAGAGAATGTAAAAATTTGATGTAGCCATGATTCACATCTTGCATTTGGGTGTGCGACCTCATACACCATTCCTTTTTATGAAAGTGAATACCATCAATTCGCAGCATTCTTGGGTAATGTAACCATAAAGCAACATGAGCTAAAATAGTTGCCAGTATCACTGCTGCTTCATACATGGCAATAGAAATATCCAGAATATACCTTGTGGAGCAATCTGACGTGGTCTATGACTATAGTTGTTTTCTTTTAGGAGTTCTTTGCTAGAAGTAATACATCAGGTCGTAATGATTAATGTGGTGATAGATACTAATGTTATTAGTAAATGGGAATCGATAACCTGTGTCACGTCCTAGCACATGGATTGCTGATTTCCTCCCACTACTAAAAAAACAGTCCTCTATGATCATTTTCCTTTCGAGTTTTTACTGGAACTAATTGACAATCTTGCAATTAAGTTTCAAGAAGTTGAGGATATCGCCCCCAGCCTTGCAGAAGTGGTGGGAAGCGAACAAATGTTGCTTGAAGAGTGTGCCAACCTCTTACATCAAGCGCTCAATATGCAGGTGCGGTTTCATCAAAACAAAATGATTACCTTGATCGGCATAAATTCAGTTCTATTCAATCATTCGTATGTGGCAATATGTTTGGCTTTTTACGTGATGCTACGCTGTACTGATGGTATTAGACATTCCAATTGTGTAGGTGATGGAAGACAGCCTGAGGGTACAACTCTTGCACCTGAGAAGTCAAGACAAAGAAAAAACATGAAGGCGATAAGCCAATAATCTTGTAGGTTGGGTAGTGGAGCAAATTTTGGCCGCTAGCTGTTAATGTCGAACAGCTACACAAGATTGTGTTAGCAGACTATGTGTTGCTAACACAATCCTGTATAGCTGTTCTGGGCAATCATAGTAGAACAAAAATGTCGTTAATTGTAGACTTGTAGTTATAGTCAAGTTTAGATGATATAGAGGGGCTCAGAACATATTGATAGAGAAGACTCAGGAAAGGTCCTCGGATCAAGAAATATCTAATCGGTTGTAGTACAGCTTTTGTTCTAGCTAGCAACATATAGTCTGCTATATATAGAAGTAGTAAAATTGTCAAGGGCTCAGAGATGTTTGTGTTAGAAACGAAAACATCCTCTCACGTCCCACGCTTTGACGCGTATGTGAATCATCATCTGTATAAAGAACTAAAGATCTTCAAGAACAAAATTGGACAGCACATGGATGCTGGAGCAGGTGGTGGAGCATCATATTGTGGGTTGTGATTCGGCTTCGAGTTGATGTGGCTTATTCGTAGCGCAGAGTTTGCCGAGCTCCGTACATGGATCAAAGCTTTTATGGACAACAGGGACAACACTATATAGTCAATCCTCTCCCAACAGGGACAACACTGGCGCTATTTGGTTTAGTAGCGCTAGACTACTCTAGCAAACTTTGATCATCAATTAGGAGTATTAATTAAGGGAATATATTAGGTGCAAATCAACCCCtccgtgcaaacttcaatctgggctacttggcgagacgaatctaatgagatctttgactaTATAATTAAagaatggttactatagcattatTGTAACaacttatgaattaattaggctcattagattcatcgcgtaAAGTTGCATCCATCCGTGACaaggttttacaaataaattttatttataatttcGTGCATGTAAAATTCTCTTTAGGACTTGGTGTGCTAGGATGAACCCAGCAAGATTCTGCTTCGTGCTAGGCTAGCACATGGAGTAGCGCATGGTCGCATGGAGCATCAGAATGAACGCTGCATTCAAgggcggagacaggggggcGGGCAGAGGCAAATTTATATTGGacatttgaattttgattaaatttttatataaattagtatGATTGATCTCtcctaataataataaaaaaataacccCTGCCTGCATGAGTTGCTGGCGCACGCAGGGTGGAGCCTCCGGGTGGCTGTCGCCAGCCGCCTTCCTCTTGCAGCTGGACACGAGAGCCGGCACGgccgcggacgacgacgacgcctcgTTGCGAGGCGATCTGAACATCTTGCACAGGACGAAATCTccccctccgcccccgccgccgccgccgtcttggTCGTCGTCGAGCGCGAGCTCCACCATGCACCAGCCGTGCCTGGTGACCGcggcccgcggcgccgccgtcctgcaGGCCCCGTAGGACAGCGCGCGCGACTGCCCAACGCGGCGGCCGTCCGGCCCCCTGACGggccaggccgcgccgccgggctcCGAGGTCGTCCAGCACCCCTCGCCTAGCGCGCCGGCCTTGGCTGCCCGGTAGCGGCAGCGCGCGGGGCAGACGAAGTACCAGCAGATCCCGCCAGCGCCCAGCGCGGGCGCGTACCGCTCGGCGAGCTTCTCGGGCGCGACGGAGTAGACGTCGGCAACGTGGacgaagccgccgccgacgacgaagCCCTGCTGCTGCTCGGTCCCGGCGGCCGCCATCGGCGCAGGACGAACATGATGAGGTCGTGGTCGCTGGGGGCGcggacgacggccgccgccatggccgtgcCGAGCGGATGGGTGTCCTTGCCCTCTTGTACGGCGCGGATCGGGGGATGGACGTCGGCGCAGGTAGCGCCTGCATTTATGGACGTGGAAGGCGCGGCCGCCAGGCGCCCAGGCCAGCTTCGTTTTGGATTTGGGTTTTGTTACCATAGTTATCGGACTGGATTTCTTGTGCGTGGGCGGCGCATGCTTGCACGCCCGCGGACGCCTGCATTTAGGCTAGTTCcagcgcaaaatttttttatgttggaatcttactaatttgaagtactaaatgaagtctatttacaaaactttttgcacagatgggttgtaaatcgcgagacgaatctaatgatgctaattgatccataattaatcaataattagcaaatggttactgtagtatcaatgttgcaaatcatggattaagtagactcattagattcgtctcgcgatttacagcccatctatacaaaaaattttgtaaatagacttcatttagtattccatacatgtatcgaaacattcgatgtaacggtttttttttatatttacggAGTTTATGGGTGGGAAAACAAGGCCTTATCCGATCACCATGAATGCGCACGGTCCCATATGAAAAGAGCCACCGCACCGTAGAAATGAAAATAGTCTTCACCAACCTCCTAGTGCTTATTATCGGGCAAAAACATTAGAATTTTTATTGGAAGTGGAAGAGTTACACAAAGTTCGCTTTTTTGAACAGACAAACTTTTTTGAGTTGTATTCGAAGACAGGGAAAGAAATATTTTTATGTCAGCAGATGAAGCCAAAGTTTATGGACTTGTTGATATTGTAGGTGATGAAATGATTGACGAGCACTGTGATACTGATCCAATGTAGTTTTCAGAAATGTTTAAGGATTGGTAGTGCTGGATTTCTTATAAATTTATTTCAAACCTAAATTCGCATTATGCTATTTtatagaaaatagaaataatTCATAATGATGAATCATCAGGTTAAGAATCTAAGTCAAAACGGACTGGAGCAGGTAGTTGATTGAAATGTTTGAATTTGGAATATGGGAAAGTAGCTCCGGGTCGGGGGATTACTCCTTTTATGGGGGTCGCAATGGTTTTATTCGCAATATTCATATCTATGATTTTAGAAATCTATAATTCTTTTGTTTTACTGGACGGAATTTTAATGATTCAAATTCTACGAAGCGTGATTCCATATATCTTATATCAAAACAAAATCCACGAGAGAAACCAAGATGTCTCCACGTCCTTTGAAGAAAGCTCCGGCGATGTAGGCATCGACAGCGGACGCGGGGCATCTATTCATCGCACGTGCGACTAGAAGCTATACTATTGTACAAGTCCGTTAGAGATGTAAAAATAGAAATTGTTTCGGGACAAAATAAAATGTTTCAAAAAAGATAAATTCtggaacaaataaaaatgttcCAAAAAATATTTAGAGATAGAAATTGTTccgaaacaaataaaaatattaaaaaatattatctAGATACAATACAATCAAGTGCGTGCGATGAATTGACCCTCGGGGGACGCCGGCTTGGGTGGTTTCCTCATCCTCCGTTCCGTTGCTACCCCGCACGGCGCgggttgttttttcttttttttcttttttagaaaCTGCGCGGGTTGTtgggtggtggactggtgggtGTGGTTCCTCTTTTCTCTGGGCCCAACAGACCTGCGTGTTAAGCATATGGGCCAAGAAAACACGCAGGCCTATGAGGCCCATAAAATACACGCAGGCCAGGCCGCCGAGTTCGCTGCACGGCCCGTTGCCACCgccccggcgcgcgcggcgcggacgCGGACGCGGTGACGACGCCTTTCCGCGCCGCGCGCGAGGAgtcggcggtggaggtggagctcCACGGCGCAACGCTCGCGCAAGTGCCTCCCCAGCTAGAGCTAAGCTACGCCATTCCGCCGCGTAACCCTCAACTTTCGGATGTGattgggcgacggcggcggccgagatctCGGCGCCAGCTCGGAACAGGAGCAGATCGAGGCTCGCGTGCACTCCACCGCACCGATCGATCGAGCACCTTGCTTGGCTTGCGCCAACCACCGACGCGTTGGTGTCTCGCTCTCCTCGCCAGACGCCAGCGCCTATGTGTTAATCCGTGACCCTGCGCCTGCTGGCCTGGAGATTCTAGAAAGCCCCGGCCTCCTACCCTCGCCATCACGCGCGGGTCCTAGCGGTGCCGGCCGGGGCGCGCGTTCGTTCGTCGATTCCACGCGGCGACGACGCACAGCCCCCCTGGCCGCCCTGGGGACAAGACAAACACGCGCTTGCTCGATCGCAGCCGACCTCAACCACTCCTCACACAACGTACCACACGGAGCCGGGCACCTGTGTGCTCGCATCGCGTATGCCCATTTGGCAGGCGCCAGCGCAACCACGGCCGGCCATGTCAACGCCCTGGATGGTCCACTGACGTGCTCCACTCCAGCTTGGACTAGAGAATCAGTCCAGTCAGTTCACTCGAAGCTAAGCCAAAAAAAAGTCACTCCCTTTCACTCACCACTGGTCTCGGCTGTCCAGATTATATTACACTAGTTCTCCCTCTTGACTGACCGGATCTCCAAATGGCCAAGCCCTCTGTCGGGCTGTCACCACATGGTATACTATTGAAGTGGAAGCCTCGACGTATCTTTCCTCTCCTCCCTGGTTGACCCGGACTCTGCAAGTACTCCGCCACTACTCTTCCAACCATGCATACTATGACCACCACATCCTTTGGAATTGGAACCAATCAACCAACCACCAGTGGTGGAAGTGGATCAGTCCAGCACTCCAGTCGCAGCTCGCACCAGCAAGCCACCAACTTCCCTGCTGCCACTCACCTCCCTCTCCGACCTTCTAGCTAGCCTTCTGCTATAAGACGAGCCACTCGCTCTGCCCTCTCCGTCTGCTCACACGCAAGCGCAAACCAAGCTCCTCCCCTTGCTAACCACTCCTTGCCCACTAGACCACTACTCTGCTTGATTCGATCTAGCTCGTGTGCCAATAAGGCGCGCGTACACGCGTCTCGTCGTCGAGATCGGCAGATCGCGCATaggaatggcggcggcggtgggggcggctcgcGACGCGCCGGCGACGCCGTGGACGCTGCCGGAGGAGGGCGCGGTCTCGGGCTCGGCGCGGGAGGGGTCCGCCGACGGGTGGGCTAGGAGGAAGCGCTCGAGGTCGAGGCGCCGCCTACGCCGCGCGGCGCCCACCGAGGAGGAGCACCTCGCGGTCTGCCTCCTCATGCTGGCGCGCGGCCAGCGCgacgcccgcgcgccgccggcggcgcagcagcaggagcacagGTGCTCCGTCTGCGGCAAGGCGTTCCCGTCCCACCAGGCCCTCGGCGGCCACAAGTCGAGCCACcgcgccaggccgccgccgccgccggcagccccaACCCCGGCCGCCGAGGAGGAGCCGGCCGCGGCCCCGGCCCCACCAGCCGCAGCGGTGCCCTCGGCCTCGCCCGCCGCGTCCTCGTCCacgtccggcgccgccgctggcagcatcagcggcggcagcggcagggtGCACGAGTGCTCCGTGTGCAGGAAGACGTTCCCGACGGGGCAGGCGCTGGGCGGCCACAAGCGCTGCCACtacgagggcgccggcggcggcgccaccaccaccaacgTCCCATCCACCAGCGCAGGATTGATGAGCTGCCGCGGGTTCGACCTCAACGTACCGGCCCTGCCGGACATCATCACCGCCGGCGATCGGTGCATGCCGGCGGCCGAGGAAGAGGATGAGGTGCTCAGCCCCTTGGCCTTCAAGAAGCAGAGGCTAATGATCCTCGCATAGGTAGTTGGCTattccctccttccccgtttattaGGTGCACCATCGATTCACACAGATACCAAGACTCACCAGCTCGCGATTAATTATCCGCCTACTGCTGCATGCAGCATGCTCTCCGAGCCTATCAGTGCCTGGCACCTGATTGGATCGAACTACTTCAACCAACATTTATTGCGTGCATGCTTGCATTTCGAGGGCGTGTGCCCTACATAAATAAAAAAAGCTGAAAATCGTGGTACGCCTAATAAacggaacggagggagtagttggtTACTCCAAGTCATGATCTCCTCCTCGATTGCTTCTACTGTGTTGGGTTGCTGGAAGTGTTGGTGAGCAGCTGTACGCTTGCACGGGTCAGGTGTAGGTCTCTGATTGCCGTAAACCTATGTATTTAAATTTTAATTCCGTAGAATGATTCTTTTCATTGATTGCTGTAAGCCTGTAAGCTTATGTGTATAGAAAAGAATTGGAATTAGATGTGGCATGTGAGTGCTACTATCTTTTACTAAATCCTTTAGTCAGTATTTCATATATGTAGAAGAATGGAGAAGACATATTGGCT from Panicum virgatum strain AP13 chromosome 9K, P.virgatum_v5, whole genome shotgun sequence encodes:
- the LOC120650371 gene encoding uncharacterized protein LOC120650371, coding for MGIPNSRILAPPLLHICPSPPRPCQRRCCQVTDTALSPASGRRAVALAGIAAWLATAVGRADAASPLDKYVKRKKLEPLETYVPAVLLTIDQFVDLEKSLEFEKPRFDKTRSLLRSGPASSLRINIRAVAPYADTNGQGKAASDSVDECLRALEDLDSLLLHASRNDPSASVETMRSKISVALGALDNLLQTVPSAVLDKGKAIVDAYRTPADDYVEENAAELDPKLKQLEDILLSLNFVKSNLMY
- the LOC120650372 gene encoding protein ENDOSPERM DEFECTIVE 1-like; amino-acid sequence: MAAASASTAPPPGETPAPASSAPGRPPPDPLPSAERPRPRCRVREVNSRYLSAPLPAQARRLSTSSPHSTSLPSPARGAQQHHRDALAPASASGPFVFGLIDENRPPPTPGSRKLCAAPDLFDAMHRPRPGPDGLNTPARLAASASRATATPSPRILRPSKTSANVAAAALQDRRGCARPSTPARASFSFRGASPKPSHAPAAAIDFCAPAPCPRRAPCSEVGSSLQMTEGSRRPPFCFRALDVALSECKPTLPKPPVKPPQTPAHKVVVKKGAVIGGNKGAGKQEDVHQLRILENSRMQYRFLNARAEAVAMAKNAAAETSLYGLSVRMAGLQESVAQKKAELEFLKMLERVHSVVGAQMPFLEQWSELETEHYSCLGRGTAALHAASSCVLTRGNITINIGGINETLQSATKILEELPPSVEKLSEKFQEVEDIAPSLAEVVGSEQMLLEECANLLHQALNMQVMEDSLRVQLLHLRSQDKEKT
- the LOC120647753 gene encoding uncharacterized protein LOC120647753, encoding MAAAGTEQQQGFVVGGGFVHVADVYSVAPEKLAERYAPALGAGGICWYFVCPARCRYRAAKAGALGEGCWTTSEPGGAAWPVRGPDGRRVGQSRALSYGACRTAAPRAAVTRHGWCMVELALDDDQDGGGGGGGGGDFVLCKMFRSPRNEASSSSAAVPALVSSCKRKAAGDSHPEAPPCVRQQLMQAGLFDINS
- the LOC120650373 gene encoding zinc finger protein 1-like, which gives rise to MAAAVGAARDAPATPWTLPEEGAVSGSAREGSADGWARRKRSRSRRRLRRAAPTEEEHLAVCLLMLARGQRDARAPPAAQQQEHRCSVCGKAFPSHQALGGHKSSHRARPPPPPAAPTPAAEEEPAAAPAPPAAAVPSASPAASSSTSGAAAGSISGGSGRVHECSVCRKTFPTGQALGGHKRCHYEGAGGGATTTNVPSTSAGLMSCRGFDLNVPALPDIITAGDRCMPAAEEEDEVLSPLAFKKQRLMILA